ATGATTCCAGCTGACTTCATTGGTGAGCAGATTCCTGTCATATACAGCATCATTGATCGCCTGTGCCAGCAATTGATACCGTATCCCCTGCTGGTGCGCTTCCCTGGCGGCTTTAACCTGTTCATCCACATCTTTCGCCATAATGAAGCGCGCTTTTTTTCCGTAATAAACAGCAGCATGCGCGTATAATTCTACAAAGAAAGTAGTCCCGTCTTTTTTACGATGTTGCCAGATTCCGCGGTATGATATATTGTCGCCACGTTCTTTGATATTTTCCATCAGCTGCGGCACTTCTTCCGGCTCACGGATATCTGCTAAAGTCAATTGTGCAAATTCTGATTTACTGAATCCATATTTTTCAACGGCAGCTTGGTTTACAGAGAGGAACCGGAGCGTCTTTTTTTCATATATCCACATGGGAACGGGATGTTCATCAAAAAGCCGCTGATATTGAAGGGAATGATAATTTTTTCGGAGAGTGCCAATGACAAACAGTAGCAAAGCACAACAGGATATTATTTCAGCTGTGATCAGCCATTTTTTTTGTAACGCATTTTCACTTCCTTGAATGAGGTATGCATTGATGGCTATGATAATAAATAATAGACAGAAAGAAGCAACCTTAGAAAGGGAAGTCCGCATTGTCTGAATTTCATGAGAAAGTAACAAAAATAACCGCAACGGAAAAATAATACCGCAATGAGCTGATTGAGAATATTTTTTCCATTAATATACTTTATAATTCAAGGATCACCTGGTCACTTGCCGGATACCCTACACAGGTGAGTACCAACCCTTCTGCCAGTTCTTTATCAGTGAGTACTTCATTTACGGGCATCCATACTTTACCGCTGATACACTGTGCGGTACAGGAGCCGCATACACCTCCTTTACAGCTGTAAGGCAACGCCACATCATGTTCCAGCGCATAGCTCAGTATCGTTTGATTAGCGGGTACAGACAATTGATACGCCACATTACGAAGATGGATAGTCACCTCCCGGGTGCTGGTATCCTCTGGTAGCGGCATTTTGGCGAGTTTTGTATCCGTATTTACCACAAAGTTCTCCTTGTGTAGCTGTTCTTCGCTAAAGCCCATAAAGCGGAGCGTAAGCAGAACCATGCGCATATAATCCGGTGGGCCACACACGAAAAATTGTGCATCGGATTGATTAAAATGTAACTGTTCCTGGATGATCCGTTCCAGCAGTATATTGTTCAGCCGGCGGTAGGCGTGGTGACTGTCGGGATCATTGCTGAAAAGGAAGAGGCAATGCAGCTGCTGACTGTATTTTGTTTGCAGCACCTGTAGTTGTTGATAGAAGATCGCATTGCCGGGCGTAGTGTTGCTATAAATCAGTGTCACCTTTGCAGAAGGCTCATCCTTCAGGATCTGTTTTAAAAGCGAAAATACAGGGGTTATACCGCTGCCTGCGGCCAACAGCATGATGTCCCGCGGCGTAGTGGAAGCTTGTTCAAAAGTAAAGCGGCCGGAAGGTTCTACAGCCGTCACGATATCATCTTTTTTCCAGGTGCGCAGGATGTGCCGGGAGATTTCCCCGTTTTCCTTTTCGCGGATGGTTACAGAAAGATATGGATCTACTCCTGGTGTGGAGCTGAAAGAATAGGAACGACGATATTCCTTGTTATTTAAGGAGATAATGAAAGTGAGAAATTGTCCTGCGAGATAACTGACTGGTTCAGGCGCCGTATTTTCCAGGAGGTAGGAATAGGTGCCCGGTGTTTCGCGTATGATGTCGGTTATTCTTAATTGTAGATACATTTGACCAGGATTAAATTGATTATAAGGATTTATAGGATTTAACTGGAAGAACTACGCGGATATCTCCGTTTAAATCTTCCGGTTAAATCCTATAAATCCTTATAATCAATTTAATCCTGGTCAAATTTAATCCTGGTCAAATGGTTACCGTAATTTTTTCCTTCAGCATTTCCCTGGTAGTGTGTGCAATACCGGCAGCATCGAATCCGCATTCGCGGTAGAGTTCTTCCGGTTTGCCGTGTTCAATGATCCTGTCAGGGATGCCCATTATTTTAATAGCTGCTTTGTATTGATGTGCAGCCATGAATTCCAGTATGGCGCTGCCAAATCCGCCCAGTATGGCGCCATCTTCTACAGTGATCACTTTATCAAATGACTGGAAGATGTTGTGCAGCATGGCTTCGTCGAGTGGTTTTACAAAGCGCATATCATAATGTGCGGGTTGTAAGCCGTCGGCTATCAGTTCTTTGCAGGCTTCGGTAACAAAGTTTCCGGTGTGGCCCAGCGAGAGGATAGCGATATCTTTTCCATCACGGATCTTGCGGCCGGTACCTGGTTTGATGGCTTTGAAGGGTGTACGCCATTCCGGCATCACGCCTTGTCCGCGCGGGTAACGGATCACGTAAGGGTTTTTATTTTCAGGAAGTTGTGCGCTATACATCAGGTTACGCAGTTCTTCTTCATTCATGGGGGCGCTGATGATCATATTCGGGATACTGCGCATGTAGGCAATATCGTAGGCGCCATGGTGTGTAGGTCCGTCTTCGCCTACCAGTCCTGCCCTGTCGAGGCAAAAGATAACCGGCAGTTTCTGAATGGCTACATCATGTACCGCCTGATCAAAGGCGCGCTGGAAGAAGGAAGAGTAAACGTTGCAGAATACGCGCATGCCCTGGGTGGCCATACCGGCAGAGAGGGTCACTGCATGTTGTTCGCAGATACCTACATCAAAAGCGCGTTCCGGCATTTTCTCCATCATGAATTTGAGGGAGGAACCAGAAGGCATGGCTGGCGTGATGCCGATGATTTTATCGTTCTGTTCAGCGAGTTCTATCATGGTATGACCAAAAACATCCTGGTATTTAGGTGGTTGAGGTCTTGTTACCTGTTTCTTGAAAATTTCTCCGGTGATTTTGTCGAACAGACCGGGCGCGTGCCAGGTGGTCTGATCTTTTTCTGCCAGTGCATATCCTTTACCTTTTGTGGTAACGATATGAAGCAGTTTAGGGCCGGGAATATCTTTCAGGTCCTGGAGGGTATCGGCTAGTTTGGTGATATTGTGACCGTCGATAGGGCCGAAATAGCGCATCTTCAGTGACTCGAACAGGTTGCTGGATTTTGATACCACGCCTTTGAGACTGGCTTCCAGCTTGGAGGCCATATCGCGGGTGAAACGCTTGCCTACAGGCAGTTTTCCGAGCAGATGCCATACATCGTCGCGGAGCTTGTTGTAGGTAGGTGAAGTGGTAATATCTGTCAGGTATTCTTTGAGTGCACCCACGTTAGGGTCGATGGACATGCAGTTATCGTTGAGGATAATGAGCACGTTGGCATTGGCCACGCCGGCGTGGTTCAGTGCTTCAAAAGCCATACCTGCTGTCATGGCGCCATCACCGATGACGGCAATATGCTGACGGTCAAATTCTCCCTTATAGTGAGAGGCCATGGCCATACCCAATGCAGCAGAGATAGAGGTAGAAGAATGCCCTACACCGAATGTATCGTATTCGCTTTCATCTCTTTTAGGAAACCCGCTGAGCCCTTTATATTTCCTGTTGGTCGGAAATTCTTCCCGCCGGCCGGTGAGGATTTTATGGCCATAGGCCTGGTGACCTACGTCCCATACCAGCTGGTCATAAGGCGTGTTATATACATAATGTAGCGCCACAGTAAGCTCTACTACGCCAAGGCTGGCCGCAAAATGGCCGCCATGCACACTTACAACATCAATAATGTACTGACGCAATTCGTCACACACCTGGTGGAGTTGTTCTTTATTCAACTTTCGCAAGTCAGCAGGATATTTTATCTGGCTTAACAGTTGACCGGCCGTGATGTTCATATTAATGGCTCAGGGTTTATAATAAGTGACAAAAATACTAAAAAATATGGGTTATATAGTGCGGATAAGCAGGGAAAATGAGACAGTTTGCTGATATTTGACCATTCAGCGGGTACCATTCGCCATTTACCAATAATGATTCACCATTTATAACAATTAGGTATCCGTAGGGTAGTGCATACGGTACTTTTGAAATACAGGGGAAGTTTACTAATTTGAATTGATGTTTAAACAGATATCTAAATACTGGTGGTGTCAGATGCTGGGGTGGACGGCATATTTCTCAGTTAACACATTTTTTGCCATTACCTTCTCCAATAAAGTTCCCGGCATATTTCACTATGTGAATGTACTGGTATTTATGGCTTTTGGTTTAATTTCCACGCATCTTTTCCGCAATATTATTCACCGGTTTAACTGGGTAAACTATAGTTTTGAAAAGCAGCTCCTGTTATTTTTCGCCATGCTTACCGGCACCGGCATCTTACTCTACCTGGGATATTATTTTGTGCTGAGCTTTGTGTGGAAAGGGAAGGCAATGTTTGCACCTGTTTTCGTGGGAATTGCATCTTCCTTCATTATTACTGCTATCTGGTGGCTCATTTATTTTATCTGGCATTATATTGAGCGGAACAGAAGTTCGCAGGTAGGACAGCTACAACTGGAAACGACCGTAAAGGAGCTGGAATTGAAAACTATCAAGGCGCAGCTGAATCCCCATTTTATCTTTAATGCGCTGAACAGTATCCGGGCACTGGTGGATGAAAACCCCCAACGGGCAAGAACAGCCATCACAGAGCTTTCCAATATCCTACGTAGTTCTATGGCCACTGAAAAAGCCGAAACGGTGAGCCTGGAAAACGAATTGAACATTGTAAAGGATTACCTTGCATTGGAACACATCCGTTTTGAGGAACGGCTGAGTGTGCAATATGAGATTGATCCGGATACACTGGAAATGCCGGTACCTCCGATGATGCTGCAAACACTTGTGGAAAATGCGATTAAACATGGTATTTCCAGGATGATCAGTGGCGGTACGGTATTTATTACCTCCAGGCTTATCGGCATGCAACACGAAATTACCATTGAAAATACCGGTCAGATAGTAGAAAATAACATAAACGGGCATGGATTTGGCTTACAGAGTACCAGACAAAGGTTGAGTCTGCTATTTGGAAACAGAGCTACCTTTGATATCAGAAACAAAGATGAGAAAACGGTTGAAGCCAGGGTGGTAATGCCGTTGCTTTGATCACTTGTTATACGGAACGGCTGTAATGGGTAAGTAGCCGATTACGGCATTATTATTTATTAATAAATTTAATCCTCAACCAAACTTCATATTGCCAATGAAAAAAGCATTGATAATAGATGATGAACGCCTAGCCAGGAGTGAACTGAAAAAATTGCTGGCAGATCACCCGGAAATTGTGGTGGTAGGAGAAGCTGTGAACGCGAAGGATGGTATAGAAAAGATAGAAACACTGCATCCTGACCTCCTGTTCCTGGACATTCAGATGCCGGATAAAACCGGATTTGATCTGTTGGCAGAACTGGAAAAAACGCCACAGGTAATTTTTACAACCGCATATGATGAATATGCGCTGAAAGCATTTGAGTACAATGCGCTGGACTACCTGTTAAAGCCGGTAGAACCTAAGCGTTTGGCCGATGCTATTCACAAATTGCATCAGCAGGATGAAAAAGATCAGCTGGCTGCTGCCGGCGGTATCCGTACCCTGTTGTCTGAAAACGACCAGGTATTTGTGAAAGACGGAGACCGTTGCTGGTTTGTGAAATTGCAGGAAATTCGCCTCTTTGAAAGCGTAGGCAACTATGCCCGGGTATATTTTGAAACCAATAAGCCACTCATTCTGAAGTCGCTTAATGCACTGGAAGAAAGACTGGACGAACGGGTATTTTTCCGTGCCAACAGAAAACATATTGTTAATCTGCGGATGATCGAAAAAATCGACACCTACTTCAATGGCGGTCTGTTATTGGAAATGCGTGGCGGTGAAAAAATTGAAGTGAGCCGCAGACAGGCGGTGAAGTTTAAAGAGATGATGAGCCTCTAAATATTTTGGGATTTTTTGATTTACGAATTTAGGGAATTGAAATGCAGCGAAGATCTACTAGATAACCTCTGCTGCATTTCAATTCCCTAAATTCGTAAATCAAAAAATCCCAAAATATTTTTATGCTTTTACTGGAACGGAATGTACGGCGTCCGCCAGTTCTTTGATGAGTGAGAGGTCGTTTTCGATGGCGTTTCCAACTACAATAATGTCGGCGCCTGCTTTGCAGTTGAGGTATGCTTTTTCGGCATCCCGGATACCACCACCTACAATAATGGGTACATCTACCTGGCTGGCTACCCGGCTGATCATCGTTTCCGTGATCGGGATACGGGCACCGCTGCCGGCATCCATATAAATCACTTTCATGCCCAGCATCTCGCCTGCCATTGCTGTACACATGGCAATATCTGCCTTATCTGATGGAATGGGAGTTGCATTACTGATATAGGATACGGTAGTGGGGGCACCACCATCTATCACCATATAACCGGTGGAGATAACTTCCAGCTGACTTTTCTTTACGGCCGCAGCAGATACTACATGCTGACCTATCAATAACTCGGGGTTTCTACCGGAGATCATGGAAAGATAAAGCAATGCATCAGCATACCGGGAGACCTGAGAAGGACTCCCCGGAAATAAAACTACGGGTATATTGCAGCTGGCTTTCAGCTGCTGCACACATTCATCAAGATGATCGGTAATTACCAGGCTGCCTCCAAGGAAGATATAGTCTACTTTGGCGGCGATACATTTCGCAGCAAGCTCAATGATCCCGGCAGGGGTAACCTTATCCGGATCAATCAAAACCGCGAATGCTTTTTCTTTCCTGGCCTTTCTTTCGATGAACGAAGTGTATATTTTATTGTACATCAATAGCGCATTGTTCCGGTTGTCGCAAATGTATAATATTTTTATTAATAACCCACATTGCTAAATAAATATGCATGCAATCCATTTTCTATTCATGAACTTCATGATACTTATTGCCTTATAAGTAACACTTACGGTTAAAGCTTTGTTAAAGGCAAATTTTGAGCCGGATTTATTTGTATCAGTTTGGTTTATAACAAATACGGTGGCAAACTGTTTGTGCAATTATCCACAATCTGTGCATAATAAAACACCATTTCTC
The Chitinophaga sp. MM2321 DNA segment above includes these coding regions:
- a CDS encoding iron-sulfur cluster-binding domain-containing protein; the protein is MYLQLRITDIIRETPGTYSYLLENTAPEPVSYLAGQFLTFIISLNNKEYRRSYSFSSTPGVDPYLSVTIREKENGEISRHILRTWKKDDIVTAVEPSGRFTFEQASTTPRDIMLLAAGSGITPVFSLLKQILKDEPSAKVTLIYSNTTPGNAIFYQQLQVLQTKYSQQLHCLFLFSNDPDSHHAYRRLNNILLERIIQEQLHFNQSDAQFFVCGPPDYMRMVLLTLRFMGFSEEQLHKENFVVNTDTKLAKMPLPEDTSTREVTIHLRNVAYQLSVPANQTILSYALEHDVALPYSCKGGVCGSCTAQCISGKVWMPVNEVLTDKELAEGLVLTCVGYPASDQVILEL
- the dxs gene encoding 1-deoxy-D-xylulose-5-phosphate synthase, translated to MRKLNKEQLHQVCDELRQYIIDVVSVHGGHFAASLGVVELTVALHYVYNTPYDQLVWDVGHQAYGHKILTGRREEFPTNRKYKGLSGFPKRDESEYDTFGVGHSSTSISAALGMAMASHYKGEFDRQHIAVIGDGAMTAGMAFEALNHAGVANANVLIILNDNCMSIDPNVGALKEYLTDITTSPTYNKLRDDVWHLLGKLPVGKRFTRDMASKLEASLKGVVSKSSNLFESLKMRYFGPIDGHNITKLADTLQDLKDIPGPKLLHIVTTKGKGYALAEKDQTTWHAPGLFDKITGEIFKKQVTRPQPPKYQDVFGHTMIELAEQNDKIIGITPAMPSGSSLKFMMEKMPERAFDVGICEQHAVTLSAGMATQGMRVFCNVYSSFFQRAFDQAVHDVAIQKLPVIFCLDRAGLVGEDGPTHHGAYDIAYMRSIPNMIISAPMNEEELRNLMYSAQLPENKNPYVIRYPRGQGVMPEWRTPFKAIKPGTGRKIRDGKDIAILSLGHTGNFVTEACKELIADGLQPAHYDMRFVKPLDEAMLHNIFQSFDKVITVEDGAILGGFGSAILEFMAAHQYKAAIKIMGIPDRIIEHGKPEELYRECGFDAAGIAHTTREMLKEKITVTI
- a CDS encoding histidine kinase — protein: MFKQISKYWWCQMLGWTAYFSVNTFFAITFSNKVPGIFHYVNVLVFMAFGLISTHLFRNIIHRFNWVNYSFEKQLLLFFAMLTGTGILLYLGYYFVLSFVWKGKAMFAPVFVGIASSFIITAIWWLIYFIWHYIERNRSSQVGQLQLETTVKELELKTIKAQLNPHFIFNALNSIRALVDENPQRARTAITELSNILRSSMATEKAETVSLENELNIVKDYLALEHIRFEERLSVQYEIDPDTLEMPVPPMMLQTLVENAIKHGISRMISGGTVFITSRLIGMQHEITIENTGQIVENNINGHGFGLQSTRQRLSLLFGNRATFDIRNKDEKTVEARVVMPLL
- a CDS encoding response regulator, which produces MKKALIIDDERLARSELKKLLADHPEIVVVGEAVNAKDGIEKIETLHPDLLFLDIQMPDKTGFDLLAELEKTPQVIFTTAYDEYALKAFEYNALDYLLKPVEPKRLADAIHKLHQQDEKDQLAAAGGIRTLLSENDQVFVKDGDRCWFVKLQEIRLFESVGNYARVYFETNKPLILKSLNALEERLDERVFFRANRKHIVNLRMIEKIDTYFNGGLLLEMRGGEKIEVSRRQAVKFKEMMSL
- a CDS encoding geranylgeranylglyceryl/heptaprenylglyceryl phosphate synthase, giving the protein MYNKIYTSFIERKARKEKAFAVLIDPDKVTPAGIIELAAKCIAAKVDYIFLGGSLVITDHLDECVQQLKASCNIPVVLFPGSPSQVSRYADALLYLSMISGRNPELLIGQHVVSAAAVKKSQLEVISTGYMVIDGGAPTTVSYISNATPIPSDKADIAMCTAMAGEMLGMKVIYMDAGSGARIPITETMISRVASQVDVPIIVGGGIRDAEKAYLNCKAGADIIVVGNAIENDLSLIKELADAVHSVPVKA